One Actinomycetota bacterium DNA segment encodes these proteins:
- a CDS encoding cytidine deaminase — protein MSEWTEEDDKLVTLARGARARVAASSGAALRDSTGRTYSATNVSRGPLEMTAIELVTGVALSSGSTGIEAVVIVADDVLVTAKDIDVIEAAGGVGVPVHVFDNSGTLLRTLYS, from the coding sequence ATGAGTGAGTGGACCGAAGAAGATGACAAGTTGGTAACCTTGGCTCGCGGAGCGCGTGCCCGAGTGGCTGCTAGCAGTGGCGCTGCCCTGCGTGACTCAACTGGGCGGACCTATTCAGCGACAAATGTCAGTCGCGGACCGCTGGAAATGACGGCAATTGAACTGGTTACCGGTGTGGCCCTTTCTAGCGGCTCAACTGGGATTGAAGCAGTGGTAATTGTGGCTGATGACGTATTGGTAACCGCTAAAGATATAGATGTAATTGAAGCTGCTGGTGGCGTCGGTGTACCCGTGCACGTATTTGATAACTCAGGAACCTTACTTCGGACACTATATTCATGA
- a CDS encoding HlyC/CorC family transporter, with protein MTSTYLFILATICVTLAAIFVAGETALARVSKSSIEQAKRKAGRSNERVLQLLEDRARYVNVLLFVNLTLSTLSVVLVAAGFLFATPERSVALALASVVMVFIGYIVLGVAAQTIGRQRAVGITFFLSRITVALSVFLSPLTRLLILVGNAITPGKGFREGPFATQAELRELVDLAGADLVIEDDERAMIHSVFELGDTVAREVMVPRTEMVWIEQHKTLRQAMSLGLRSGYSRIPVIGESVDDIVGVIYVKDIAARVFEHQEAQNTERVLDLMRPAFMVPDSRPVDELLSDMQSARTHLVILVDEYGGTAGLVTIEDVLEEIVGDISDEFDHGGPEIVEISPTEFRISSRLHVDDLAELIGEKITDDGVDTAAGLLAKRLGIVPIPGAHVRINDWILTAESAAGRRHRIGTLLVVRDEYLGSTQEPENE; from the coding sequence GTGACTTCAACCTATTTATTTATTTTGGCAACTATTTGTGTCACGCTGGCCGCAATTTTTGTCGCTGGGGAAACTGCCTTAGCTCGAGTCAGTAAATCGAGCATTGAGCAAGCAAAGCGAAAGGCCGGCAGAAGCAATGAACGAGTGCTACAGCTACTCGAAGATCGAGCACGGTATGTAAATGTTCTGCTCTTTGTGAACTTGACACTGTCAACTCTCTCCGTGGTACTTGTTGCAGCGGGATTTTTATTTGCTACCCCAGAGCGCTCTGTTGCTCTAGCGCTGGCATCTGTAGTGATGGTATTTATTGGCTACATAGTTCTTGGCGTTGCCGCCCAGACCATTGGCAGACAGCGCGCAGTCGGAATCACTTTCTTTTTATCTCGAATTACTGTAGCCCTCTCAGTATTCTTGAGCCCACTAACTCGACTACTAATTCTGGTCGGTAATGCAATTACGCCGGGTAAAGGTTTCCGCGAGGGACCATTTGCCACCCAAGCTGAATTACGCGAGTTGGTTGACCTAGCGGGCGCAGATCTCGTGATTGAAGACGATGAACGCGCCATGATTCACTCGGTATTTGAGTTAGGCGACACCGTTGCCCGCGAAGTTATGGTTCCGCGCACCGAAATGGTATGGATTGAACAGCACAAAACCTTGCGTCAGGCGATGTCACTTGGACTACGTTCAGGATATTCCCGAATTCCAGTAATTGGTGAAAGTGTAGACGACATCGTAGGCGTGATTTACGTCAAAGACATAGCCGCACGCGTTTTTGAGCACCAAGAAGCGCAAAACACTGAACGGGTTCTCGACCTGATGCGACCGGCCTTTATGGTTCCCGATAGCCGGCCTGTCGATGAGCTTTTGAGTGACATGCAATCTGCTCGCACTCATTTGGTGATTTTGGTTGATGAATATGGGGGAACCGCTGGCTTAGTCACGATTGAGGATGTATTGGAAGAGATTGTGGGAGATATCTCCGATGAATTCGACCACGGTGGTCCTGAGATTGTAGAGATTTCGCCTACTGAATTTCGAATCAGTTCAAGATTGCATGTAGATGATTTGGCGGAATTGATTGGCGAAAAAATTACCGACGACGGCGTCGATACGGCCGCGGGCCTGTTGGCCAAACGACTTGGGATTGTTCCAATACCTGGAGCACATGTGCGAATTAACGACTGGATCTTGACTGCCGAATCAGCCGCAGGCAGGCGTCATCGAATCGGCACCTTGTTGGTAGTCCGTGATGAATATTTAGGTAGCACACAGGAGCCAGAAAATGAGTGA
- the ybeY gene encoding rRNA maturation RNase YbeY, which translates to MSIDVSNESGVEINELELVYQAEFILRKLHINPAAELSILIVDEIEMAVLHEKYMDEPGSTDVLSFPMDEIRAGAEGQDSAEGMLGDIVLCPEVAARQAEVAGHSFEAEFRLLLTHGILHLLGHDHAEPEEHKVMFSLQAQLLAQWEGERNERGLTK; encoded by the coding sequence ATGAGTATCGACGTTTCCAATGAGTCTGGCGTGGAAATTAATGAGCTGGAACTTGTGTACCAGGCTGAATTCATACTTCGCAAACTGCACATCAATCCAGCCGCCGAACTGTCCATCTTGATTGTTGACGAAATTGAAATGGCTGTCCTGCATGAGAAATACATGGATGAGCCAGGTTCTACCGATGTCCTAAGTTTCCCAATGGATGAAATTCGTGCCGGTGCTGAAGGCCAAGACAGTGCCGAAGGCATGTTAGGGGACATTGTTTTGTGCCCAGAAGTTGCAGCCCGACAAGCAGAAGTTGCGGGCCACAGTTTTGAAGCTGAATTTCGGTTACTGCTTACTCACGGCATTTTGCATTTGCTAGGACATGACCATGCCGAACCCGAGGAACATAAAGTCATGTTTAGCCTGCAGGCGCAGTTGCTAGCCCAATGGGAAGGCGAACGCAATGAACGAGGGCTAACCAAGTGA